Proteins co-encoded in one Melospiza melodia melodia isolate bMelMel2 chromosome 8, bMelMel2.pri, whole genome shotgun sequence genomic window:
- the PLCD4 gene encoding 1-phosphatidylinositol 4,5-bisphosphate phosphodiesterase delta-4 isoform X1: MASLLCNARIQLTDTLEQMQQGTLMRKVKSKSWKKQRYFKLQEDCMTIWYQSKRTGKTESAFSISDVETVREGHQSEVLQSVAEEFPPERCFTIVFYGRRGNLDLVAGSAEEAQCWIQGLRQLIEVATTMDQREKIDQWIRDWFQKADKNKDGRMNFKEVQRLLKMMNVDMNEDHALRLFQDADKSESGTLEGEEFVLFYKALTQREEVQSLFQEYSEDGKKLTLLELTDFLREEQLEDEGTEELAMELIDKYEPSETARSRHVLSADGFLMYLCSLEGSIFNPQHRGLWQDMSQPLCHYFISSSHNTYLIEDQLRGHSSIEGYIRALKRGCRCLEVDCWDGPNGEPMVYHGHTFTSKIPFREVVSTLGKYAFKTSDYPVILSLENHCSMEQQEVLVQQLKDILGEQLLTATIDGHVPSQLPSPEELKHKILLKGKKIGRLEDTLDGPGDEAPDVSDDDNGAEAEEERRRAKKDKETLAQALSDCVIYCKSVPFRGFQEARSHSRPSEISSLSEAKARKLIRDEGNEFVRHNAWQLTRIYPSGMRADSSNYSPQEMWNVGCQIVALNFQTAGMEMDLCDGLFSQNGCCGYVLKPPFMRDKETLFNPSDPSSREGPGPITLTIQVISGQQLPKVANSKEGAIIDPLVRVEIYGVPADQAHQETKYIENNGFNPRWDETLQFQLHVPELALIRFVVEDYDKTSRNDFVGQFTLAFANIKPGYRHIHLLSKDGTSIPPSSLFVHIRITEPPGPEQD; encoded by the exons ATGGCATCACTGCTGTGCAACGCCC GCATCCAGCTCACAGACACGCTGGAGCAGATGCAGCAGGGGACTCTGATGCGCAAAGTCAAGTCCAAGAGCTGGAAGAAGCAACGTTACTTCAAGCTGCAGGAAGACTGCATGACCATCTGGTACCAGTCCAAGAGGACAGGCAAAACTGAGTCTGCCT TCTCCATCAGCGATGTGGAGACGGTGCGGGAAGGGCACCAGTCGGAGGTGCTGCAGAGCGTGGCTGAGGAGTTCCCCCCCGAGCGCTGCTTCACCATCGTCTTCTACGGCCGTCGCGGCAACCTGGACCTCGTGGCTGGCTCGGCAGAGGAGGCACAGTGCTGGATACAGGGCCTGCGTCAGCTCATCGAGGTGGCCACCACCATGGACCAAAGGGAGAAGATAGACCA ATGGATTCGTGACTGGTTCCAGAAAGCTGACAAGAATAAGGATGGACGCATGAACTTCAAGGAGGTGCAGCGTCTCCTGAAGATGATGAATGTGGACATGAACGAGGATCATGCCCTGAGGCTCTTCCAG GATGCTGACAAGTCAGAGTCGGGGACGCTGGAAGGGGAGGAATTTGTGCTCTTCTACAAGGCTCTCACGCAGCGTGAGGAGGTGCAGAGCCTCTTCCAGGAATACTCTGAGGATggaaagaagctgacactgctggAGCTGACGGATTTCCTgcgggaggagcagctggaggatgagggcacagaggagctggccatggagctcattGACAAGTATGAGCCATCGGAGACAG cCCGGAGCCGCCATGTGCTGAGTGCTGATGGGTTCCTCATGTACCTCTGCTCCCTGGAGGGCTCCATCTTCAACCCCCAGCACCGGGGGCTGTGGCAGGACATGAGCCAGCCCCTCTGCCACTACTTCATCTCCTCCTCCCACAACACCTACCTGATAGAGGATCAGCTCCGGGGCCACAGCAGCATCGAGGGCTACATCAG GGCTCTGAAACGAGGCTGCCGGTGCCTGGAGGTGGATTGCTGGGACGGGCCAAACGGGGAGCCCATGGTGTACCACGGCCACACCTTCACCTCCAAGATCCCCTTCCGGGAGGTGGTGAGCACCCTGGGGAAGTACGCCTTCAAG ACCTCGGACTACCCAGTGATCCTGTCCCTAGAAAaccactgcagcatggagcagcaggaggtccTGGTCCAGCAGCTCAAGGACATCCTGGGGGAACAGCTCCTCACCGCTACCATCGATGGgcatgtcccctcccagctcccatcCCCAGAG GAGCTGAAGCACAAGATCTTGCTGAAGGGCAAGAAGATTGGGCGGCTGGAGGACACCCTGGACGGGCCAGGGGATGAGGCTCCTGATGTGTCTGACGATGACAATggggcagaggcagaggaggagagGCGGAGGGCAAAG aAGGACAAGGAGACCTTGGCACAAGCATTGTCTGACTGTGTCATCTACTGCAAGAGCGTGCCCTTCCGGGGCTTCCAGGAGGCCCGCAGCCATTCCCGGCCCTCGGAGATCTCCTCCCTCTCTGAAGCCAAGGCCAGGAAGCTCATCCGGGATGAAG GAAATGAGTTTGTTCGCCACAATGCCTGGCAGCTGACACGCATCTACCCCAGTGGGATGAGGGCTGACTCCTCCAACTACAGCCCCCAGGAGATGTGGAATGTGGGGTGCCAGATCG TGGCCTTGAACTTCCAGACAGCTGGCATGGAGATGGACCTGTGTGACGGGCTCTTCAGCCAGAATGGCTGCTGTGGCTACGTGCTCAAACCACCCTTCATGAGGGACAAGGAGACTCTCTTCaaccccagtgaccccagcagCCGGGAAGGCCCCGGCCCCATCACCCTGACAATCCAG GTAATcagtgggcagcagctgcccaaaGTGGCCAACAGCAAGGAGGGAGCCATCATTGACCCACTGGTGCGTGTGGAGATCTACGGGGTCCCCGCGGACCAGGCGCACCAGGAGACCAAGTACATTGAGAACAATG GCTTTAACCCCCGCTGGGATGAGACACTGCAGTTTCAGCTCCACGTGCCCGAGCTGGCCCTCATTCGCTTTGTGGTGGAGGATTATGACAAGACTTCCAGGAATGATTTTGTGGGTCAGTTCACCCTAGCATTTGCCAACATCAAACCTG GATATCGGCACATCCATCTCCTCTCAAAGGATGGCACCAGCATCCCACCCTCTTCGCTCTTTGTCCACATCCGCATCACTGAGCCACCTGGCCCTGAGCAGGATTGA
- the PLCD4 gene encoding 1-phosphatidylinositol 4,5-bisphosphate phosphodiesterase delta-4 isoform X2: MASLLCNARIQLTDTLEQMQQGTLMRKVKSKSWKKQRYFKLQEDCMTIWYQSKRTGKTESAFSISDVETVREGHQSEVLQSVAEEFPPERCFTIVFYGRRGNLDLVAGSAEEAQCWIQGLRQLIEVATTMDQREKIDQWIRDWFQKADKNKDGRMNFKEVQRLLKMMNVDMNEDHALRLFQDADKSESGTLEGEEFVLFYKALTQREEVQSLFQEYSEDGKKLTLLELTDFLREEQLEDEGTEELAMELIDKYEPSETARSRHVLSADGFLMYLCSLEGSIFNPQHRGLWQDMSQPLCHYFISSSHNTYLIEDQLRGHSSIEGYIRALKRGCRCLEVDCWDGPNGEPMVYHGHTFTSKIPFREVVSTLGKYAFKTSDYPVILSLENHCSMEQQEVLVQQLKDILGEQLLTATIDGHVPSQLPSPEELKHKILLKGKKIGRLEDTLDGPGDEAPDVSDDDNGAEAEEERRRAKKDKETLAQALSDCVIYCKSVPFRGFQEARSHSRPSEISSLSEAKARKLIRDEVALNFQTAGMEMDLCDGLFSQNGCCGYVLKPPFMRDKETLFNPSDPSSREGPGPITLTIQVISGQQLPKVANSKEGAIIDPLVRVEIYGVPADQAHQETKYIENNGFNPRWDETLQFQLHVPELALIRFVVEDYDKTSRNDFVGQFTLAFANIKPGYRHIHLLSKDGTSIPPSSLFVHIRITEPPGPEQD, from the exons ATGGCATCACTGCTGTGCAACGCCC GCATCCAGCTCACAGACACGCTGGAGCAGATGCAGCAGGGGACTCTGATGCGCAAAGTCAAGTCCAAGAGCTGGAAGAAGCAACGTTACTTCAAGCTGCAGGAAGACTGCATGACCATCTGGTACCAGTCCAAGAGGACAGGCAAAACTGAGTCTGCCT TCTCCATCAGCGATGTGGAGACGGTGCGGGAAGGGCACCAGTCGGAGGTGCTGCAGAGCGTGGCTGAGGAGTTCCCCCCCGAGCGCTGCTTCACCATCGTCTTCTACGGCCGTCGCGGCAACCTGGACCTCGTGGCTGGCTCGGCAGAGGAGGCACAGTGCTGGATACAGGGCCTGCGTCAGCTCATCGAGGTGGCCACCACCATGGACCAAAGGGAGAAGATAGACCA ATGGATTCGTGACTGGTTCCAGAAAGCTGACAAGAATAAGGATGGACGCATGAACTTCAAGGAGGTGCAGCGTCTCCTGAAGATGATGAATGTGGACATGAACGAGGATCATGCCCTGAGGCTCTTCCAG GATGCTGACAAGTCAGAGTCGGGGACGCTGGAAGGGGAGGAATTTGTGCTCTTCTACAAGGCTCTCACGCAGCGTGAGGAGGTGCAGAGCCTCTTCCAGGAATACTCTGAGGATggaaagaagctgacactgctggAGCTGACGGATTTCCTgcgggaggagcagctggaggatgagggcacagaggagctggccatggagctcattGACAAGTATGAGCCATCGGAGACAG cCCGGAGCCGCCATGTGCTGAGTGCTGATGGGTTCCTCATGTACCTCTGCTCCCTGGAGGGCTCCATCTTCAACCCCCAGCACCGGGGGCTGTGGCAGGACATGAGCCAGCCCCTCTGCCACTACTTCATCTCCTCCTCCCACAACACCTACCTGATAGAGGATCAGCTCCGGGGCCACAGCAGCATCGAGGGCTACATCAG GGCTCTGAAACGAGGCTGCCGGTGCCTGGAGGTGGATTGCTGGGACGGGCCAAACGGGGAGCCCATGGTGTACCACGGCCACACCTTCACCTCCAAGATCCCCTTCCGGGAGGTGGTGAGCACCCTGGGGAAGTACGCCTTCAAG ACCTCGGACTACCCAGTGATCCTGTCCCTAGAAAaccactgcagcatggagcagcaggaggtccTGGTCCAGCAGCTCAAGGACATCCTGGGGGAACAGCTCCTCACCGCTACCATCGATGGgcatgtcccctcccagctcccatcCCCAGAG GAGCTGAAGCACAAGATCTTGCTGAAGGGCAAGAAGATTGGGCGGCTGGAGGACACCCTGGACGGGCCAGGGGATGAGGCTCCTGATGTGTCTGACGATGACAATggggcagaggcagaggaggagagGCGGAGGGCAAAG aAGGACAAGGAGACCTTGGCACAAGCATTGTCTGACTGTGTCATCTACTGCAAGAGCGTGCCCTTCCGGGGCTTCCAGGAGGCCCGCAGCCATTCCCGGCCCTCGGAGATCTCCTCCCTCTCTGAAGCCAAGGCCAGGAAGCTCATCCGGGATGAAG TGGCCTTGAACTTCCAGACAGCTGGCATGGAGATGGACCTGTGTGACGGGCTCTTCAGCCAGAATGGCTGCTGTGGCTACGTGCTCAAACCACCCTTCATGAGGGACAAGGAGACTCTCTTCaaccccagtgaccccagcagCCGGGAAGGCCCCGGCCCCATCACCCTGACAATCCAG GTAATcagtgggcagcagctgcccaaaGTGGCCAACAGCAAGGAGGGAGCCATCATTGACCCACTGGTGCGTGTGGAGATCTACGGGGTCCCCGCGGACCAGGCGCACCAGGAGACCAAGTACATTGAGAACAATG GCTTTAACCCCCGCTGGGATGAGACACTGCAGTTTCAGCTCCACGTGCCCGAGCTGGCCCTCATTCGCTTTGTGGTGGAGGATTATGACAAGACTTCCAGGAATGATTTTGTGGGTCAGTTCACCCTAGCATTTGCCAACATCAAACCTG GATATCGGCACATCCATCTCCTCTCAAAGGATGGCACCAGCATCCCACCCTCTTCGCTCTTTGTCCACATCCGCATCACTGAGCCACCTGGCCCTGAGCAGGATTGA
- the PLCD4 gene encoding 1-phosphatidylinositol 4,5-bisphosphate phosphodiesterase delta-4 isoform X3 has product MDQREKIDQWIRDWFQKADKNKDGRMNFKEVQRLLKMMNVDMNEDHALRLFQDADKSESGTLEGEEFVLFYKALTQREEVQSLFQEYSEDGKKLTLLELTDFLREEQLEDEGTEELAMELIDKYEPSETARSRHVLSADGFLMYLCSLEGSIFNPQHRGLWQDMSQPLCHYFISSSHNTYLIEDQLRGHSSIEGYIRALKRGCRCLEVDCWDGPNGEPMVYHGHTFTSKIPFREVVSTLGKYAFKTSDYPVILSLENHCSMEQQEVLVQQLKDILGEQLLTATIDGHVPSQLPSPEELKHKILLKGKKIGRLEDTLDGPGDEAPDVSDDDNGAEAEEERRRAKKDKETLAQALSDCVIYCKSVPFRGFQEARSHSRPSEISSLSEAKARKLIRDEGNEFVRHNAWQLTRIYPSGMRADSSNYSPQEMWNVGCQIVALNFQTAGMEMDLCDGLFSQNGCCGYVLKPPFMRDKETLFNPSDPSSREGPGPITLTIQVISGQQLPKVANSKEGAIIDPLVRVEIYGVPADQAHQETKYIENNGFNPRWDETLQFQLHVPELALIRFVVEDYDKTSRNDFVGQFTLAFANIKPGYRHIHLLSKDGTSIPPSSLFVHIRITEPPGPEQD; this is encoded by the exons ATGGACCAAAGGGAGAAGATAGACCA ATGGATTCGTGACTGGTTCCAGAAAGCTGACAAGAATAAGGATGGACGCATGAACTTCAAGGAGGTGCAGCGTCTCCTGAAGATGATGAATGTGGACATGAACGAGGATCATGCCCTGAGGCTCTTCCAG GATGCTGACAAGTCAGAGTCGGGGACGCTGGAAGGGGAGGAATTTGTGCTCTTCTACAAGGCTCTCACGCAGCGTGAGGAGGTGCAGAGCCTCTTCCAGGAATACTCTGAGGATggaaagaagctgacactgctggAGCTGACGGATTTCCTgcgggaggagcagctggaggatgagggcacagaggagctggccatggagctcattGACAAGTATGAGCCATCGGAGACAG cCCGGAGCCGCCATGTGCTGAGTGCTGATGGGTTCCTCATGTACCTCTGCTCCCTGGAGGGCTCCATCTTCAACCCCCAGCACCGGGGGCTGTGGCAGGACATGAGCCAGCCCCTCTGCCACTACTTCATCTCCTCCTCCCACAACACCTACCTGATAGAGGATCAGCTCCGGGGCCACAGCAGCATCGAGGGCTACATCAG GGCTCTGAAACGAGGCTGCCGGTGCCTGGAGGTGGATTGCTGGGACGGGCCAAACGGGGAGCCCATGGTGTACCACGGCCACACCTTCACCTCCAAGATCCCCTTCCGGGAGGTGGTGAGCACCCTGGGGAAGTACGCCTTCAAG ACCTCGGACTACCCAGTGATCCTGTCCCTAGAAAaccactgcagcatggagcagcaggaggtccTGGTCCAGCAGCTCAAGGACATCCTGGGGGAACAGCTCCTCACCGCTACCATCGATGGgcatgtcccctcccagctcccatcCCCAGAG GAGCTGAAGCACAAGATCTTGCTGAAGGGCAAGAAGATTGGGCGGCTGGAGGACACCCTGGACGGGCCAGGGGATGAGGCTCCTGATGTGTCTGACGATGACAATggggcagaggcagaggaggagagGCGGAGGGCAAAG aAGGACAAGGAGACCTTGGCACAAGCATTGTCTGACTGTGTCATCTACTGCAAGAGCGTGCCCTTCCGGGGCTTCCAGGAGGCCCGCAGCCATTCCCGGCCCTCGGAGATCTCCTCCCTCTCTGAAGCCAAGGCCAGGAAGCTCATCCGGGATGAAG GAAATGAGTTTGTTCGCCACAATGCCTGGCAGCTGACACGCATCTACCCCAGTGGGATGAGGGCTGACTCCTCCAACTACAGCCCCCAGGAGATGTGGAATGTGGGGTGCCAGATCG TGGCCTTGAACTTCCAGACAGCTGGCATGGAGATGGACCTGTGTGACGGGCTCTTCAGCCAGAATGGCTGCTGTGGCTACGTGCTCAAACCACCCTTCATGAGGGACAAGGAGACTCTCTTCaaccccagtgaccccagcagCCGGGAAGGCCCCGGCCCCATCACCCTGACAATCCAG GTAATcagtgggcagcagctgcccaaaGTGGCCAACAGCAAGGAGGGAGCCATCATTGACCCACTGGTGCGTGTGGAGATCTACGGGGTCCCCGCGGACCAGGCGCACCAGGAGACCAAGTACATTGAGAACAATG GCTTTAACCCCCGCTGGGATGAGACACTGCAGTTTCAGCTCCACGTGCCCGAGCTGGCCCTCATTCGCTTTGTGGTGGAGGATTATGACAAGACTTCCAGGAATGATTTTGTGGGTCAGTTCACCCTAGCATTTGCCAACATCAAACCTG GATATCGGCACATCCATCTCCTCTCAAAGGATGGCACCAGCATCCCACCCTCTTCGCTCTTTGTCCACATCCGCATCACTGAGCCACCTGGCCCTGAGCAGGATTGA